In the Brassica napus cultivar Da-Ae chromosome A7, Da-Ae, whole genome shotgun sequence genome, one interval contains:
- the LOC106421597 gene encoding calcium-binding protein CML39-like, translated as MMKNTQRQLSSSFIKLCERLSSDINGEDKNKDLAAVFAYMDANRDGRISAEELKKSFKTLGEQLSDEEAEAAVKLSDLDGDGMLDFEEFAQLLKGGDEFTEEEQKSKIMEAFRMYIAEGEDCITPRSLKMMLMKLGESRTTDDCVVMIKAFDLNADGVLSFDEFVLMMMR; from the coding sequence ATGATGAAGAACACTCAACGTCAGTTATCTTCATCTTTCATTAAACTCTGCGAGCGACTCTCCTCAGACATCAACGGTGAGGACAAGAACAAAGACTTGGCGGCTGTCTTTGCATACATGGATGCAAACCGAGACGGTAGAATCTCGGCAGAGGAGCTTAAGAAGAGTTTCAAGACACTGGGAGAGCAACTCTCTGATGAAGAAGCCGAAGCCGCGGTTAAACTCTCTGATTTAGACGGAGATGGGATGCTGGATTTTGAGGAGTTTGCTCAGTTACTCAAAGGGGGTGATGAGTTTACAGAGGAAGAGCAGAAGAGCAAGATAATGGAAGCGTTTAGAATGTACATTGCTGAGGGAGAAGATTGCATTACTCCAAGAAGCTTGAAGATGATGCTGATGAAGCTTGGTGAGTCTAGAACCACTGATGATTGTGTAGTCATGATCAAAGCTTTTGATCTTAATGCTGATGGAGTTTTGAGCTTTGATGAGTTTGTGCTTATGATGATGCGTTGA
- the LOC106421669 gene encoding tetratricopeptide repeat protein SKI3 encodes MELEQLEKSVETNPDDPSLQFELGLYLWEHGGDSEKAAEHFVLSAKLNPDNADAFKYLGHYYSRVTLDHNRAAKCYQRAVLLNVNDSESGEALCDLLDGQGKEILEVAVCRDASEKSPKAFWAFCRLGYIQLHQKKWSEAVQSLQHAIRGYPTVSDLWEALGLAYQRLGMFTAAIKAYGRAIELDETKIFALVESANIFLMLGSYRKGVELFEQALKISPQNISVLYGLASGLLSWSKECIDLGAFGWAASLLEDARKAAKESTELASNMSSIWKLHGDIQLTYARCFPWSGGTENSEITLKTFNDSILSWRSACYSAALSAKSSYQRALHLAPWQPNLYTDIAITCDLVSSLTDVSEASSSWKLPEKMALGALLLECDNSEFWVALGCMSDNSALKLHALIRALHLDVSLAVAWAFMGQIFRESDEMKLAKQAFDCARSIDPTLALPWAGSADTYARESTSDEAFESCLRAAQISPLAEYQVGLAWLALLQGSISSPQIFACIDQAVQRTPDYPESHNLHGLVCEARHNYHTAIASYRLALAAMSVCPDSSVKSHAGKISINLVRSLSKAGRFKESVKECANLKSKGLLDAGALQIYAFSLWKIGENDSALSVVRELAGRISTMEKTSIAFPISFICSLLYCISGLDSAITSIQKMPKDFFQSSKISFIVSAIHALDQSDRLQSIVASTRSYITSQEEIAAMHYLIALSKLLKTGEGEFLGFEKGIAHLRKALHMYPHSNLLRNLLGYILLAGEGTKEVCAASRCCIINVSECGNKEGLKSALEVLGGGSVACNVIGNTAPRFSFPTCHCQSLNAPVVVVELQRFLHQEPWNSDVRYLLILNLTQKAREQRFPRQLCNAIERLISVALSDEASEYQKFQLLLCASEISMQKGNTAESIDYARKASSLSLPRSYLFLSHLQLCRVYASKGSTRDMQEEYRACLELKTDSNIGWICLKLIESQFDLEADANLLEMMSLQESPNQKNHSWKEWMAVYSLALGLVSSGKKDFTSAEEFLAQACSLGDKESCLLLCHGAVCMELARQSNDSHFLSLAVTSLSKVQASSLTPLPIVYALLAQAHGSLGSKEKWKKNLRLEWFCWPPEMRPAEVYFRMHILARESEDTSGIENCQTPEKWVLRAIHTNPSCMRYWNVLDKLVQYPIS; translated from the exons GGTTTGTATCTGTGGGAACACGGCGGAGACTCGGAGAAAGCGGCGGAGCATTTTGTTCTGTCGGCGAAGCTAAACCCGGACAATGCGGATGCCTTCAAGTACTTAGGGCATTACTACTCTCGTGTGACGCTTGATCACAACCGAGCTGCCAAGTGTTACCAGAGAGCAGTGCTGCTGAACGTTAATGACTCTGAGTCTGGAGAGGCTTTGTGTGATTTGTTGGATGGGCAAGGGAAAGAGATTTTGGAAGTTGCGGTTTGTCGTGACGCTTCTGAGAAGTCTCCCAAGGCTTTCTGGGCTTTTTGTAGATTGGGTTACATTCAG CTTCATCAGAAGAAGTGGTCTGAAGCTGTTCAGAGTCTTCAACATGCTATTAGAGGTTATCCTACAGTGTCTGACCTATGGGAA GCTCTGGGGCTTGCTTACCAGCGACTTGGAATGTTTACTGCTGCTATCAAG GCGTATGGGCGTGCCATTGAATTAGATGAGACCAAGATTTTTGCATTAGTGGAGAGTGCAAACATCTTTTTGATGCTTGGTTCATATAGAAAG GGTGTGGAGCTCTTTGAGCAAGCGCTGAAGATTTCACCTCAGAATATTTCTGTGCTCTATGGTCTTGCTTCTGGATTGCTTAGTTGGTCAAAGGAATGCATAGATTTGGGCGCATTTGGATGGGCTGCTTCGTTATTGGAG GATGCTCGTAAAGCTGCAAAGGAAAGCACTGAACTGGCCAGCAACATGTCTTCTATATGGAAATTGCATGGAGATATCCAG CTTACGTATGCAAGATGCTTTCCGTGGTCTGGTGGAACTGAAAACTCAGAAATCACTTTGAAGACATTTAATGATTCAATCCTTTCTTGGAGAAGCGCTTGTTACTCGGCTGCACTGTCAGCCAAATCTTCTTACCAGCGAGCTCTACACTTAGCCCCTTGGCAACCCAATCTCTATACTGACATAGCCATAACTTGTGATCTCGTTTCAAGCTTAACCGATGTTTCTGAAGCTTCAAGTTCTTG GAAGCTACCAGAAAAGATGGCTCTGGGAGCGTTATTACTTGAATGCGACAACTCGGAGTTTTGGGTTGCTTTGGGTTGTATGTCTGATAACAGTGCTTTGAAACTACATGCTTTGATCCGGGCGTTGCATTTGGATGTATCTTTAGCCGTTGCTTGGGCTTTTATGGGCCAG ATTTTCAGGGAATCAGATGAAATGAAACTGGCAAAGCAGGCTTTTGATTGTGCTAGAAGCATTGATCCTACACTAGCTCTACCTTGGGCCGGCTCAGCTGATACTTATGCTAG GGAGTCAACATCAGATGAGGCTTTTGAGAGTTGTTTACGAGCTGCGCAGATATCACCT CTTGCGGAGTACCAGGTTGGTTTGGCATGGCTTGCTTTGCtacaaggaagtatttcatctccGCAG ATTTTTGCTTGCATTGACCAGGCGGTGCAGCGGACCCCTGACTACCCTGAATCCCATAACCTCCACGGGCTAGTCTGCGAGGCAAGACATAACTATCATACTGCCATTGCTTCATACAGACTAGCACTCGCTGCAATGAGTGTTTGCCCAGACAGTTCAGTGAAATCTCATGCAGGAAAAATATCTATCAACTTGGTCAGGTCACTCAGCAAG GCAGGACGATTCAAAGAATCTGTCAAGGAATGCGCAAATCTGAAGTCAAAAGGTTTGCTTGATGCTGGAGCCTTGCAAATCTACGCCTTTTCTCTGTGGAAGATTGGTGAGAATGATTCGGCTCTCTCAGTGGTTCGGGAGCTGGCTGGTAGGATCTCCACAATGGAAAAAACCTCAATAGCTTTCCCAATCAGCTTCATCTGTAGTCTGCTTTACTGCATATCTGGACTGGATTCTGCCATCACCAGCATCCAGAAAATGCCCAAAGATTTCTTCCAGAGTTCGAAAATCAGCTTCATAGTATCTGCCATCCATGCTCTTGATCAAAGCGATAGACTTCAGTCGATTGTTGCAAGCACTCGTAGCTATATAACTTCGCAAGAAGAGATAGCTGCGATGCACTATTTGATAGCACTCAGCAAACTG CTGAAAACTGGAGAAGGAGAGTTCCTCGGATTTGAGAAGGGGATTGCCCACCTCAGGAAAGCTCTGCATATGTATCCTCATAGTAATTTGTTAAG GAACCTGCTTGGATATATTTTGTTAGCTGGTGAAGGAACCAAAGAAGTCTGCGCTGCTAGTAGATGCTGTATCATAAACGTCTCCGAGTGTGGAAACAAGGAAGGTCTGAAGTCCGCGTTGGAGGTCCTTGGTGGAGGATCGGTTGCTTGCAATGTAATCGGCAACACTGCTCCGAGGTTCTCTTTTCCAACGTGCCATTGTCAGAGTCTGAACGCTCCTGTTGTCGTTGTGGAACTCCAAAG ATTCTTGCATCAAGAGCCTTGGAACAGCGATGTGAGATACTTGCTGATTCTCAATCTCACTCAGAAGGCTCGTGAGCAGAGGTTCCCTAGACAGCTTTGTAATGCTATTGAGCGTTTAATCTCTGTGGCACTCTCTGATGAGGCGTCTGAATATCAAAAGTTCCAGCTTCTGCTTTGTGCCTCTGAGATCAGTATGCAAAAGGGAAACACAGCAGAGTCTATTGACTATGCTCGAAAGGCTTCTTCCCTTTCCCTTCCACGTAGCTACCTGTTTCTATCACATTTGCAGCTTTGCCGTGTCTATGCATCAAAGGGAAGCACCAGAGACATGCAAGAGGAGTACAGAGCGTGTCTGGAGCTCAAGACTGACTCAAACATTGGTTGGATCTGCTTGAAGCTCATAGAATCTCAGTTTGATCTGGAGGCTGACGCTAACCTCTTAGAGATGATGAGCCTACAAGAAAGCCCGAACCAGAAGAATCATTCATGGAAAGAGTGGATGGCTGTTTACAGTCTAGCTCTTGGCTTAGTTTCTTCCGGGAAAAAAGACTTTACCTCAGCAGAGGAGTTTCTTGCGCAAGCTTGCTCGTTGGGTGATAAAGAGAGTTGTCTACTTCTCTGCCATGGTGCTGTCTGCATGGAGCTGGCTAGACAGTCTAACGACTCGCATTTCCTCTCGCTAGCTGTGACGAGTCTAAGCAAAGTTCAAGCGAGTTCCTTAACTCCTTTGCCTATTGTGTATGCTTTATTGGCTCAAGCACATGGGAGTCTTGGCTCTAAAGAGAAATGGAAGAAGAATCTTCGTCTTGAATGGTTCTGCTGGCCACCAG AGATGAGACCCGCAGAGGTTTACTTCCGGATGCATATACTTGCAAGAGAATCAGAAGACACTTCAGGGATTGAAAACTGTCAAACCCCTGAGAAATGGGTGCTTAGGGCGATTCACACTAACCCTTCTTGTATGAGATACTGGAACGTCTTGGATAAGCTTGTTCAATATCCCATTAGCTAA